Below is a genomic region from Henckelia pumila isolate YLH828 chromosome 3, ASM3356847v2, whole genome shotgun sequence.
agaaattatatatatatcttatcgCTTGTTTGAGTGATCAAATTGTTTGCTTACCTTGTACCATGTCAGAGGTTGCTTTTGAACCAAGAGGGATCCGTCGTTCCATTCCACAGAAGAACTTCCACTAATGGTATCGAGGCTGAGTGACTCGCCTTTTAGACCGACCTATTTAAGTAGAATCAATAAACATCACTCCAAGAATCATGCCTAGAGTAGTTACAATTTAAAGATTCTGTTTTCCATGTTATTGAGtgagaaaaaaagaaaagaaaaggaaggaACTTAAAAATGGATAAGTAGCAAGAATAGAACGAACCTTGTACGACCATCTCTGCTTTGTCAAGTCTCTTGTCCCTTCGTTTAAACCGTTTAGAGTGACGGGACCAAGAACTCCAGTATTCCACGTTTCATAATGAACACCAACATTCTGAGACGATTTAAAAAAGAGTTGATGTGAAATTTTACTAAGGGATTCAAGCATAATTTATGCAAAACAAGAGTGGAATAGGAATACTAACCGGCAGACCAACCGCGACACTAAGTAGAGAGATTTTGTTGATTCCAACTCTTAAATTCACATTCCTGCTGAACGTTAGTTTAGGTTGATCCAGGCTCCCGTACACAATTCCTATCACGGAACAAGAAATTTTACGCAAATTTGTTTGACGCACTCACACACAAGTAAGAAAATGCATGTCGTACCTGATAATTGGCCGTTAATGAAAATGTGCAAGGCGTGGCCTGCTGACATGACTGTGAGAAGAGGCAACTGTCCATTCTTTAAGAAGGCTTCATCAGAAGCTATGTTAACTCTGCATGTATCACCAAGTTTTGCACAAAAAAGTAGgaaaatgaaaattattttggtactATTTCCACTTGAGGGAAAGATGCTTGTTTTGTGTATTGTGGATATACTTACTGAGTCAGGTACCACAGATAATCAGATGAGTCTCGAGTGATGTTTACTTGCTCCCACAAACCCTCCATAGAGAGAGTGTCACTGTCATCAGCAGAAGGCGTCTCTTCGTTGTAAGACTGCCAAGATAGTCCACCATTCACAGGTATCATCTTTGCATCTGAACCTTTGGAGGTTATCTGCAACCACACCATACAATCATTTTTCGTTCAAAGAAGCGACCAAGTTTTGGGACTACAAAACCAATCATTTGTTAATCGCACAAAAAGGTATAGCTAATGATAACGGCATTACTTAAATCTTTAAATTGTACAGCTGTTTAAATGCTACATTCGTTCCATTCATTGTACAACACTGTCTTAAGAGAAATAATGTCGTTTTCTAGTCAACTGAAGTAGAAACGAGGTAAAAGCATAACGAGAACCAAGAGCGAAGGAAATTCTCATTACTCTTGCAGTGTTGTAAACGGCGGTTTTGCAGTCAGGAAGAATGCTGATAGACCAAGGTGGCAAATCATATTGAGCATTTCCAAAAGTAAGTTTCGTAGAATATGTAGGGTCATAGTTGGAAAGAAATGCAGAACAAGCCCCGGATTTTGTTCTAAAGACATGAACCTACAAATGTATCATGAAGCAAcattagtatataaatacaatTTGAAGAGTATAGTTTAGTTTCAGCCTCCACTATATATGTGCAGCGGAATCTAAAATAGTATTCAATTTTACCTCTTGATTTTTACCAGGCCATGACACAACTGGATATGATGAAACTAAAGCTGGCTCACATTGCTTAATTGCTTTATGTAAATCCCTCAAGTGCCCATATTTCGGCTCGTTGACAAGTCCTGATGCATacgaaataatttaaaaaagtaTCTGTAACCTATGATATTTACGAgcgataaaatataatatattagcaTAAGGCAACGCATTTTTTAGGTTTACCATATTCATCGATTGGAGCATCATAATCATAGCTGGTGGTAACGAAAAGGCCAGCTGCAGTTCGACCAAAGTTCGTCCCTCCATGATACTAAATCATTACAGGTAAGATATAAAATGTAAGAAACATAATTCTCACATATTTAAGAATCGAAAAGCATGTTCTTCACAAAGGACTTGAGGATAAACTCACCATGTAATAATTGAAGAATGAACCATTGTTTTGGACAAACCTGGCTATCGAAAAAGCCAAATCCTCAACTGGTCTGTGAGGAACCGCGCCACCATATTGCGCGTACCTACAGAAAAATACATTCGAAAAATATGATTTCAtcaataaaagaaaatttaggATCACCTCTGAATTCTGATGTTCAGAGTTTCTTACCAGCCTGTCCAGACTTCAGTCCACATTTTTGGTTTGTAAGGCCTGTTAGGACGGAAGCCTTCGCAATAGAAACCGTTGCATGTATCTATCTGTAATACGACGAAATTAGCATTTTTGGTACACAAAAAGTATAACAGCACAACTATTTGTTCCTATCAGAACTTCAAGAAATTGACTGATATTTTAAGGTATGTCCTAAGCATATGACAGGTTCAAAACCAACAAAACGAAATAAGCATAACGACTCGTGGGTCCCACATAAACCGTATCGTGTCATGATCATGAAAATTATGATAAAAAACCAACATCAACTCATTACTGTACAACAAACGTCCAC
It encodes:
- the LOC140886561 gene encoding beta-galactosidase-like, coding for MGEMGSMWIMSRVKIFVCIFLISLACSSVTATVSYDDKAFIINGKRRILVSGSIHYPRSTPEMWPDLIQKAKDGGLDVIQTYVFWNGHEPSPGKYNFEGRFDLVKFIKLVQQAGLYVHLRIGPYVCAEWNFGGFPVWLKYVPGMHFRTDNEPFKVAMQGFVTKIVSLMKSESLFEPQGGPIIMSQIENEYGPVEWEIGAPGKAYTAWAAKMAVGLNTGVPWIMCKQETAPDPIIDTCNGFYCEGFRPNRPYKPKMWTEVWTGWYAQYGGAVPHRPVEDLAFSIARFVQNNGSFFNYYMYHGGTNFGRTAAGLFVTTSYDYDAPIDEYGLVNEPKYGHLRDLHKAIKQCEPALVSSYPVVSWPGKNQEVHVFRTKSGACSAFLSNYDPTYSTKLTFGNAQYDLPPWSISILPDCKTAVYNTARITSKGSDAKMIPVNGGLSWQSYNEETPSADDSDTLSMEGLWEQVNITRDSSDYLWYLTQVNIASDEAFLKNGQLPLLTVMSAGHALHIFINGQLSGIVYGSLDQPKLTFSRNVNLRVGINKISLLSVAVGLPNVGVHYETWNTGVLGPVTLNGLNEGTRDLTKQRWSYKVGLKGESLSLDTISGSSSVEWNDGSLLVQKQPLTWYKTTFNAPEGNDPLALDMLGMGKGELWVNGVSLGRHWPGYIAKGNCGGCNYAGTFTEKKCQSGCGQPSQRWYHIPRSWLNPSGNLLVVFEEWGGDASKVSLVRRTV